From one Leptospira dzoumogneensis genomic stretch:
- a CDS encoding adenylate/guanylate cyclase domain-containing protein gives MILRFRRFIDWVQLTKLTQGLNDHEARAMRITGSTQFIMFAIPTLLVIPIYFTEPPETHLYSYSMTIIFLIILGIARYLLTKRSLAAAAVMTLVAMNYQFAVLTLAQADDPAPLGFLISSILPFLMIPRSQAKTLWSLVIIPVILFLTTQYYYRVFGGSAIFGPPRWVVPADYLMPPLTLMTIVLVFIIYQFVKAVNTAEDKLSKEHAQSEKLLLNILPREVADELKEKGISKPRHFPSATVCFTDFEGFTKISESLGPGELVAELDRCFSYFDSLMDRYKLEKLKTIGDSYMFVGGIPNSSATHAVDCVLAALEIQAFMNQMKEIKASQNLPYWQLRLGIHSGDLVAGVIGEKKFAYDVWSDTVNTASRCESSGATGKINISGATYALVKDFFDCEYRGEIAAKHKGNIKMYFVNGLLPELHRAGEPRVPNSEFEKRYANLLAGEVAEVLVDE, from the coding sequence ATGATTTTACGTTTCCGCAGGTTCATAGATTGGGTCCAATTAACCAAACTTACACAAGGTCTCAACGATCACGAGGCACGGGCTATGCGTATCACTGGATCTACACAGTTCATAATGTTTGCAATTCCAACACTGCTAGTGATACCGATTTATTTTACTGAACCTCCCGAAACGCATCTATATTCCTATTCCATGACCATCATCTTCCTGATTATTCTGGGGATTGCCCGATACCTCCTGACTAAGCGGAGTCTCGCGGCCGCAGCGGTTATGACGCTTGTGGCGATGAATTATCAATTTGCTGTTCTAACACTTGCGCAAGCAGACGACCCTGCGCCTCTTGGATTTTTGATCTCTTCTATTTTGCCATTTCTGATGATCCCGCGCTCTCAGGCGAAAACCCTTTGGAGTCTTGTGATTATTCCAGTAATTCTCTTCCTGACCACTCAGTATTATTATAGAGTATTCGGCGGCTCGGCAATCTTCGGTCCTCCTAGATGGGTTGTGCCAGCAGATTATTTGATGCCCCCACTTACTCTTATGACGATAGTTTTGGTTTTCATCATTTATCAGTTCGTAAAGGCGGTCAATACCGCCGAGGACAAACTGTCCAAGGAACATGCTCAGTCAGAGAAACTTCTTCTTAATATTTTGCCCAGAGAAGTAGCTGATGAACTGAAGGAGAAAGGGATCAGTAAACCCAGACATTTTCCTTCTGCAACGGTTTGTTTTACCGATTTCGAGGGCTTTACTAAAATTTCAGAATCGCTCGGACCAGGTGAACTGGTCGCTGAGTTAGATCGATGTTTTTCCTATTTTGATAGTCTGATGGATCGATACAAATTGGAGAAACTCAAAACTATCGGAGACAGTTATATGTTTGTGGGAGGCATTCCTAATAGTAGTGCCACTCACGCCGTGGATTGTGTATTAGCTGCACTCGAGATCCAAGCATTCATGAATCAGATGAAAGAAATTAAAGCCTCTCAGAATCTTCCCTACTGGCAGCTTCGATTGGGAATTCACTCAGGCGACTTGGTTGCAGGAGTTATAGGTGAGAAGAAGTTCGCTTATGATGTTTGGAGTGATACGGTAAATACCGCGAGTAGATGTGAATCTTCCGGAGCCACGGGTAAGATCAATATCTCAGGTGCGACTTATGCACTGGTAAAAGATTTTTTTGACTGCGAATATCGCGGGGAGATCGCTGCAAAACATAAGGGAAATATTAAAATGTATTTTGTAAACGGCCTCTTGCCGGAATTACATAGAGCCGGGGAACCGCGTGTCCCGAATTCTGAATTCGAGAAGCGTTATGCGAATTTGCTTGCAGGGGAAGTGGCGGAAGTGTTGGTTGATGAGTGA
- a CDS encoding efflux RND transporter permease subunit produces MRTIIQSFIHNRLFMYLGVIFIVAAGGMSLCGLRRDAFPNVDMKQLVITTKFPGASPADVELRVTYPIEEKIKEIDGIDEIRSFSRNSVSDIDVRVSLEEKDPEKVLDEIRRAVDNAISDFPPQVTEKPKITERKSGSFPIMDFSVYGGKDEIELHTIAEFIELELEKIPGIARVDVFGKRDREWHILVNADRLKQYQLDLSDITRTIRTRNINLPAGSVDSENAFDLRIDGEFKHPSEIGKIPVRTNDIFSTVRIGNLARVEDTFEYPRFLAIANGQQGLVLSVIKKERADAIEVADNVQVRLKELEKVYPEGIKTFKLNDEAKRTKNRLNVVSSNALIGFLIVFGILFLFLDFRTATLTSMSLPLSMLMTFAALPFFDVSFNMISMMGLIISLGMLVDNSIVISENIYTYLGEKMDKTSAALKGTTEMLVPIFGSYLTTVAAFLPMLFMAGIMGKFIWQIPLVVIIALTASLIESFLFLPARIAAFAKTPEELKKSSNFRKSLDNFFARMEERFADFVAFTIRNRNKSFFAIILIVMSSCGVMSQMDFILFPKEDIEIFLIKAEFPPSSRIFHTRDKMKYMEEILKKIPQKELVSYSTKIGVQQTDPDDPLSRFGENLGVILVYLTPESQRVRKASEILASIEDDIRKTPGLSDVYLEEMAMAPPIGAPITIGILGKDYEVLKKVSADLQSFLKGIKGVHSVRDDYRNGRKQMYIQLDEGLESFTGVSTFSAANMLRTAYDGERAGNVRQGKTKIYLRVMYDKNFRKNPEEVKSIPLRNKAGNITNLAKISRMDLKDSPELLSHRDFERAVTVNAEIKIESGMTSREANQKVIDEFKPLIERQYPGVSIVFGGEEKDTQRSMASLGKAGLIALLGIFIILALTLQNVVRPLLILSTIPLGFVGIVAGFVLSGKAFSFLALIGIIGLAGVLVNASIVLVDCIDSIRKSSNAPLDEILLEASRRRFRPILLTTLTTVAGLLPTAYSVGGSDPVLIPMTLALGWGLGFGTLGSLLYVPVTLSVFSHLREKLGFKTKPEPRHH; encoded by the coding sequence ATGAGAACGATAATACAATCTTTCATTCACAATAGACTCTTCATGTATTTGGGAGTCATATTCATTGTTGCCGCGGGGGGAATGTCCCTTTGCGGTCTGCGCAGGGACGCTTTTCCGAATGTGGATATGAAGCAGCTCGTGATCACCACAAAATTCCCGGGAGCTTCTCCTGCGGATGTGGAATTACGGGTAACGTATCCGATCGAAGAGAAGATCAAGGAGATAGACGGTATAGATGAGATCCGTTCCTTCTCCCGTAACTCTGTTTCCGATATAGATGTTCGTGTAAGCTTAGAGGAGAAGGATCCGGAAAAAGTTCTGGATGAGATCCGCAGAGCTGTAGACAATGCGATCTCAGATTTTCCTCCTCAGGTCACGGAAAAACCTAAAATTACGGAAAGAAAATCAGGTTCCTTTCCTATTATGGACTTTTCCGTTTACGGCGGTAAGGACGAGATAGAACTTCATACGATCGCTGAATTTATAGAACTGGAATTAGAAAAGATCCCAGGAATTGCAAGAGTAGACGTATTCGGAAAACGTGATAGAGAATGGCATATTCTAGTAAATGCGGACAGATTGAAACAATACCAATTGGATCTTTCCGATATCACAAGAACGATCCGCACTCGTAATATCAATCTTCCTGCAGGTTCCGTGGATTCTGAGAATGCATTCGATCTCAGGATCGACGGAGAATTCAAACATCCTTCCGAGATCGGGAAAATTCCTGTCAGGACAAATGATATATTCTCCACTGTGCGTATTGGAAATCTAGCAAGGGTAGAAGATACGTTCGAATACCCGAGATTCCTTGCGATCGCGAACGGACAACAAGGTCTGGTCCTGTCCGTGATCAAAAAGGAAAGAGCGGACGCGATAGAAGTTGCAGACAATGTACAAGTTAGGTTAAAGGAGCTTGAAAAAGTTTATCCGGAAGGAATTAAAACATTCAAATTAAACGATGAAGCTAAAAGGACCAAGAACAGATTGAACGTGGTTTCTTCGAATGCGCTTATCGGATTTTTGATCGTTTTCGGGATCTTGTTTTTGTTCCTAGATTTTAGAACTGCGACTCTGACTTCTATGTCATTACCTCTTTCGATGTTGATGACATTCGCAGCACTTCCTTTCTTCGATGTTTCCTTTAACATGATCTCTATGATGGGACTGATCATCTCGCTCGGGATGCTCGTGGATAACTCCATCGTAATTTCGGAAAACATTTATACCTATCTAGGCGAGAAGATGGACAAAACATCCGCTGCCTTGAAAGGAACTACGGAGATGTTGGTGCCGATCTTCGGATCTTATTTAACAACTGTAGCAGCATTCCTTCCCATGTTATTCATGGCCGGGATCATGGGAAAATTCATCTGGCAGATCCCACTTGTGGTAATCATCGCATTAACTGCGAGTTTGATTGAGTCTTTCTTATTCCTTCCTGCGAGGATCGCTGCATTTGCAAAAACTCCGGAAGAATTGAAGAAGTCCTCCAATTTCAGAAAATCCTTGGACAATTTTTTCGCAAGAATGGAAGAACGATTTGCAGATTTCGTGGCTTTCACGATCCGAAATCGAAACAAATCTTTTTTTGCGATCATACTCATTGTCATGAGTTCCTGCGGTGTAATGTCCCAGATGGACTTTATTCTTTTCCCGAAAGAAGACATTGAGATCTTCCTAATCAAGGCGGAATTCCCACCTTCTTCTCGTATCTTCCATACTAGAGATAAGATGAAGTATATGGAAGAGATCTTGAAAAAGATCCCTCAAAAAGAATTGGTAAGTTATTCTACCAAGATCGGAGTACAACAAACGGATCCTGATGATCCACTTTCCAGATTCGGAGAGAACTTGGGAGTGATCCTGGTGTATCTGACTCCGGAATCCCAGAGGGTAAGAAAGGCATCCGAAATATTAGCTTCTATCGAAGATGATATCCGAAAAACACCGGGACTTTCCGACGTATATCTGGAAGAAATGGCGATGGCGCCTCCGATCGGAGCTCCTATTACGATCGGTATATTAGGGAAAGATTATGAAGTCCTCAAAAAAGTTTCTGCGGATCTGCAATCCTTCTTAAAAGGTATCAAAGGTGTACATTCTGTCCGTGATGATTATAGGAACGGACGAAAACAGATGTACATCCAATTGGACGAAGGACTGGAAAGTTTTACCGGAGTGTCCACCTTCTCCGCAGCAAACATGCTCAGAACAGCATATGATGGAGAAAGAGCAGGTAATGTTCGGCAGGGAAAAACTAAAATTTATCTAAGAGTGATGTATGATAAGAACTTCCGTAAAAATCCGGAAGAAGTAAAAAGTATTCCTCTTAGGAACAAGGCGGGAAATATCACCAACCTTGCAAAAATTTCCAGAATGGATCTGAAAGATTCTCCTGAATTACTTTCCCACAGGGATTTTGAAAGGGCGGTCACAGTAAACGCAGAGATCAAGATTGAGTCCGGAATGACTTCTCGCGAAGCAAACCAGAAAGTGATCGATGAGTTCAAACCTCTGATCGAAAGACAATACCCCGGAGTTTCCATCGTATTCGGAGGAGAGGAGAAGGACACACAAAGGTCCATGGCCTCTCTAGGAAAAGCGGGACTCATAGCTTTACTTGGGATCTTTATCATTCTTGCACTAACTTTGCAGAATGTGGTAAGGCCACTTCTGATCTTGAGCACAATTCCACTTGGATTCGTAGGGATCGTAGCAGGATTCGTATTATCCGGAAAAGCATTCAGCTTCTTGGCTTTGATCGGTATCATTGGACTTGCTGGAGTTCTTGTGAACGCATCCATCGTGCTTGTGGATTGTATAGATTCGATACGCAAATCTTCCAATGCACCTTTGGATGAGATCTTACTAGAAGCAAGCCGTCGAAGGTTCCGTCCTATCTTGCTAACCACATTGACTACAGTTGCGGGACTTCTTCCTACAGCTTATAGTGTTGGTGGATCAGATCCGGTACTAATCCCTATGACCTTGGCATTAGGTTGGGGACTTGGATTCGGAACTTTAGGAAGTTTACTCTATGTTCCTGTAACACTTTCAGTGTTCAGTCATTTGAGAGAAAAATTAGGTTTTAAAACAAAACCGGAGCCTAGGCACCATTGA
- a CDS encoding fatty acid desaturase family protein, giving the protein MEASIQIRDLPFAKNRILSLTILFLFISFHFLLPLGLLFGSFPVWAAWVFAAALGPVSYTFWNLIHESIHGNFSNERKQNHFWGRFLCIVFGAPYSVLKCSHLMHHKFNREPGDRIEFYDPNSSKPRWFQSLNYYFRITVATYIFEVGTGLLLSLPSRWTKPITDRFIEYPIEEGFFKWIYRPEILEELRKDIFWILAFYIPSFWLFKNNWPLLVFLLLSRSFFISFFDNAYHYGKEINDKNSAFNLTLPKTVSAFFLHFNYHRIHHRFPGCSWDRLPKQMEVCGETWDKSFMKQAWSQWGGLLEPLDGKISK; this is encoded by the coding sequence ATGGAAGCTTCTATACAGATCAGAGACCTGCCATTTGCGAAAAATAGAATACTTTCGCTGACGATCTTATTTTTATTTATCAGCTTCCATTTTTTGTTACCATTGGGACTATTATTCGGTAGTTTTCCTGTTTGGGCAGCTTGGGTTTTTGCCGCAGCTTTGGGGCCGGTGTCCTATACTTTTTGGAATCTGATCCACGAAAGTATTCATGGGAATTTTTCGAACGAAAGAAAGCAGAATCATTTTTGGGGAAGGTTTCTTTGTATCGTGTTCGGGGCTCCTTATTCAGTTCTGAAATGTAGTCATCTAATGCACCATAAGTTCAATAGAGAACCTGGTGATCGGATAGAATTTTATGATCCAAATTCTTCAAAGCCAAGATGGTTCCAGAGTTTGAATTATTATTTCAGAATTACTGTGGCGACTTACATTTTTGAAGTAGGGACAGGGCTTTTACTTTCATTACCTTCTCGTTGGACAAAACCGATCACGGATCGTTTCATTGAGTATCCTATAGAAGAAGGTTTTTTTAAGTGGATCTATCGACCTGAAATTTTGGAAGAACTTAGAAAGGATATTTTTTGGATTTTGGCCTTCTATATTCCTTCTTTTTGGTTATTCAAAAATAACTGGCCTTTGTTGGTATTCCTGCTTCTGAGCAGGTCCTTTTTTATATCATTTTTCGATAATGCGTATCATTACGGGAAAGAAATTAATGATAAAAATTCGGCCTTTAATTTAACTCTACCGAAAACGGTAAGCGCGTTCTTTTTACATTTTAATTATCATAGGATTCATCATAGATTCCCTGGATGTTCCTGGGATCGATTACCTAAGCAGATGGAGGTTTGCGGAGAAACCTGGGACAAAAGTTTTATGAAACAAGCATGGAGCCAATGGGGCGGGCTCTTAGAACCTTTGGATGGAAAAATTTCTAAATAA
- a CDS encoding DUF819 family protein — protein sequence MSEIFHWIISVLFLGFVLGFPWLAGSLSKKNKWLGFLGPVVLCYASGIILGNLIPTEFLPKKIAETISEISIPIAIPLLLASSDFLRGIKEARLALFSFFLSCIAVAISSVSVGFFLSSLHPESSKIGGMLAGLYTGGTPNSNAIGLALDTGKATIALVNTVDLLIGGIYLLFLLSFSKKIYSIFLKPEAASGGEEEGVVPEIQASPKNPILRLLIGITLSVLGLAVSLGVSQVILGTASAPLILLGITTWGIGISFSKKVRSLNTYPVGYYFILIFSVAIGFLADFGSLVKGASGVLLIVLATMSIAILLHLLFGILFRIPVDTWIITSVSSIYGPAFVPSVAAAIGNRGVLILGILTGLIGYAVGNYLGLAVYWFLAR from the coding sequence ATGTCTGAAATATTCCATTGGATAATCTCCGTTTTATTCTTAGGATTTGTTCTCGGATTTCCATGGTTGGCAGGAAGTCTTTCCAAGAAGAATAAGTGGCTGGGGTTTTTAGGTCCTGTAGTTCTATGCTATGCTTCCGGAATTATATTAGGGAACTTAATCCCAACTGAGTTTTTACCTAAGAAGATCGCAGAAACAATTTCCGAAATTTCAATCCCGATTGCGATCCCACTCTTACTTGCTTCTTCCGATTTTCTGAGAGGGATTAAAGAGGCAAGACTTGCATTATTCTCCTTCTTCCTTTCCTGTATTGCTGTCGCTATCTCTTCCGTTTCCGTAGGATTTTTCTTAAGCTCTTTGCATCCTGAATCTTCTAAAATAGGCGGAATGCTCGCAGGTTTATATACGGGAGGAACTCCGAATTCGAATGCGATCGGTTTGGCGCTGGATACAGGAAAAGCAACAATTGCACTCGTAAATACAGTGGATCTTTTGATTGGAGGAATATATCTTTTATTCCTTCTTAGCTTTTCCAAAAAAATATATTCTATTTTTCTAAAGCCTGAGGCTGCGAGTGGGGGAGAAGAAGAAGGAGTTGTACCTGAAATCCAGGCCTCTCCTAAAAACCCTATTCTTCGCTTGTTAATAGGAATTACTCTATCCGTTTTGGGACTTGCTGTTTCTCTCGGGGTCTCTCAAGTGATTTTAGGAACTGCTTCTGCCCCTTTGATCCTATTGGGGATCACTACCTGGGGAATCGGTATCTCATTTTCTAAAAAAGTAAGGAGTTTGAATACTTATCCTGTGGGATATTATTTTATTCTAATATTCTCGGTTGCCATCGGATTTTTAGCGGATTTTGGAAGTTTGGTTAAAGGAGCTTCCGGTGTGCTTCTGATCGTACTTGCAACTATGTCGATTGCGATCCTTCTTCATTTACTTTTCGGGATCTTGTTTAGGATCCCTGTGGATACTTGGATCATCACTTCCGTTTCCAGTATTTACGGTCCTGCGTTTGTGCCTTCCGTTGCGGCAGCAATTGGGAATAGAGGTGTGCTGATCCTGGGGATCTTGACTGGGCTGATCGGTTATGCGGTGGGGAATTATTTGGGTTTGGCGGTGTATTGGTTTTTGGCAAGATAG
- a CDS encoding sulfurtransferase — MKVIYIGLVSLTLGTFVSCDSGGSDSNSALAVLAGFGSSIPVSSAADLTNESAASYEDNEWGLVTASRLESWVSDWQNQKPAHISGKLVILQSSLANNFSGDTSGRSYIKSDNANGVYVYHLDDFQAGFRFNQQRDTGLIRNSVRYQADGQTVDQWLKVFGINLNQDLVVFAVGSANNNGTAYSNGSQTQDITRGIYWLRYWGADIKHLAILNGDIRTNFTNATYLSASKDIAPNANGNFSVKQLRVDNTIITLTLEDIIKIAKNNGSASISGLTGTQIIVDARPTNQFDQTVGITNSGANHITTAWNDSGAPAAGTSGTPKKYVLFETRIKGAKTFPWASLLDTSTTGYRFKDKATLAGIFANTGTGGAGYTAGATIVSQCRTNFEAQVNGFVSQNILGYPTVFYDGSLVEWTSLVAEYPDSTEGTSFNKLSLTSPFRTDTVDLSYAPGGNINYNSHSSGGTGSPYVTVAQADIDPSATTTRKAQAEDKAYKY, encoded by the coding sequence ATGAAGGTGATCTATATTGGGCTGGTAAGCCTAACTTTGGGGACGTTTGTCTCCTGCGATTCTGGAGGTTCTGACTCCAATTCCGCTTTGGCTGTTTTGGCCGGGTTCGGTTCTTCCATTCCGGTCAGTTCCGCGGCAGATTTAACAAATGAGTCCGCGGCTTCTTATGAAGATAACGAGTGGGGACTTGTAACCGCTTCTCGTTTGGAATCTTGGGTAAGCGATTGGCAAAACCAAAAGCCGGCTCATATCAGCGGTAAACTTGTGATCTTGCAGAGTAGTCTCGCGAACAATTTTTCGGGAGATACAAGTGGGAGATCCTACATCAAGTCTGATAATGCGAACGGGGTCTATGTGTATCATCTGGACGATTTCCAAGCCGGATTTCGTTTTAACCAGCAAAGAGACACAGGGCTTATTAGAAACTCAGTTCGTTACCAAGCGGATGGCCAAACTGTGGACCAATGGTTGAAAGTATTCGGGATCAATTTGAATCAGGACCTGGTAGTTTTTGCTGTAGGATCCGCAAACAATAACGGCACTGCTTATTCGAACGGAAGCCAAACCCAAGATATTACTAGAGGAATTTATTGGCTTAGATATTGGGGAGCGGATATCAAACATCTCGCGATCTTGAACGGAGATATCAGGACTAATTTTACGAATGCGACTTATCTTTCTGCGAGTAAGGATATTGCTCCGAATGCAAATGGAAACTTTAGTGTTAAACAACTTCGCGTGGATAATACGATCATCACTCTTACCTTAGAAGATATCATTAAGATCGCTAAGAATAATGGAAGTGCTTCTATCAGTGGACTTACCGGGACTCAGATCATTGTGGATGCAAGACCTACGAACCAGTTTGATCAAACAGTTGGAATTACGAACTCTGGAGCGAATCATATCACAACTGCATGGAATGATTCCGGTGCACCTGCTGCCGGCACAAGTGGAACTCCGAAAAAATATGTTCTATTCGAAACCAGGATCAAAGGAGCAAAAACTTTTCCTTGGGCGTCTCTGTTAGATACTTCTACGACCGGTTATAGATTTAAGGATAAGGCGACTCTTGCGGGCATTTTTGCGAATACCGGAACAGGTGGGGCCGGTTACACTGCGGGAGCTACGATCGTTTCTCAATGTAGAACAAACTTTGAAGCTCAGGTAAACGGATTTGTTTCTCAGAATATATTAGGATATCCTACTGTATTCTATGATGGTTCTTTAGTGGAATGGACTTCTCTTGTTGCAGAATATCCTGATTCTACGGAAGGAACTAGTTTTAACAAACTTTCCTTAACTTCTCCTTTCAGAACGGATACGGTAGATTTGAGTTATGCTCCAGGTGGGAACATTAATTATAATTCACATTCTTCCGGTGGAACCGGAAGCCCATATGTGACTGTGGCTCAGGCGGATATTGATCCTTCTGCGACTACTACACGTAAGGCTCAGGCAGAAGATAAGGCGTATAAGTATTAG
- a CDS encoding MBL fold metallo-hydrolase, with translation MSLIFHSATLLLAISFFYCFPLDPDRVKSPSYKEGRYHNLDPDEELQGKSPLAILRWKLWGPKDPPAVEGLTDELPTVLERNSKDLIAPEGKVRVVWFGHATVWISSTLKGKTVNVLTDPIFDAPILVTRLVKLPIPKEDLPPVDFVVVSHAHRDHLDRDTLRYLRSKNPNLQILLPSGMKSFSEEENLGSTVSQELGQISTKDSVKITFLPAHHWSRMGISDTNQYFWGSYSLEAQGKIIYFAGDTGYSSHFKNISERLGKPVDLALLPIGAYKPRWFMKYAHIGPEEALVATKDLNAKSFAPIHWGTFPLGDDLPKEPMLDLKQRLSFPISPDTKGIHPPSDGISWGKKDGVKIIPWTIGSGIDLE, from the coding sequence ATGAGTTTAATATTCCATTCAGCGACTCTACTACTCGCAATTTCATTTTTTTATTGTTTTCCGTTGGATCCGGACAGGGTAAAGTCCCCCAGCTATAAAGAAGGTAGATATCATAATTTAGATCCGGATGAAGAATTGCAGGGAAAGTCTCCTTTGGCTATCCTACGCTGGAAACTCTGGGGACCTAAGGACCCTCCTGCGGTAGAAGGTCTTACGGATGAACTTCCTACCGTCTTAGAAAGAAACTCTAAAGATCTAATCGCTCCGGAAGGAAAGGTAAGAGTGGTTTGGTTCGGGCATGCCACTGTATGGATCTCTTCTACCCTAAAAGGAAAAACAGTAAATGTTCTGACAGACCCTATATTTGATGCTCCCATTTTAGTAACGAGGCTTGTCAAACTTCCTATCCCAAAAGAGGATCTTCCTCCGGTGGATTTTGTGGTAGTGAGCCATGCTCATAGAGATCATTTGGATAGAGATACATTACGATATCTAAGAAGTAAAAATCCGAACTTGCAGATACTTCTTCCTTCCGGAATGAAATCATTTTCTGAAGAAGAAAATTTAGGCTCCACTGTTTCACAAGAGTTAGGACAGATTAGCACTAAGGATTCGGTAAAGATCACATTTCTTCCTGCGCATCATTGGAGCAGAATGGGGATCTCCGACACGAACCAATACTTCTGGGGAAGTTATTCTTTAGAGGCTCAGGGAAAGATCATCTATTTTGCAGGAGATACCGGATATTCTTCTCATTTTAAAAATATCTCGGAACGTTTAGGCAAACCTGTGGATCTTGCACTTCTTCCGATCGGAGCTTATAAGCCTAGATGGTTTATGAAATACGCTCATATCGGACCGGAAGAAGCTTTAGTGGCGACCAAGGATCTAAATGCAAAGTCATTTGCGCCTATCCATTGGGGGACATTTCCATTAGGAGATGATCTTCCTAAGGAGCCTATGTTGGACCTCAAACAAAGGCTCTCCTTCCCGATATCTCCCGATACAAAAGGGATCCATCCTCCTTCTGACGGAATTTCCTGGGGAAAAAAGGACGGAGTCAAAATTATACCATGGACTATAGGCAGCGGGATAGACCTGGAATGA
- a CDS encoding DoxX family protein yields the protein MLETLLATSSDIVPLVLRLTLGIVIFPHGAQKLLGWFGGYGFKGTYGYFTQTAGLPGIIAFLVIIGESFGSVALILGLLTRVSAIGIGIIMLGAALLVHREHGFFINWFGAQKGEGYEFQILAIGLAIALAIVGGGAYSLDLAILSSI from the coding sequence ATGTTAGAAACATTATTAGCAACCAGCAGCGATATCGTCCCACTGGTCTTAAGATTAACCCTAGGGATCGTAATCTTCCCACATGGCGCTCAAAAATTATTGGGCTGGTTCGGCGGTTACGGCTTCAAAGGAACTTACGGTTATTTTACTCAAACTGCAGGACTTCCAGGGATCATCGCATTCTTAGTTATTATTGGTGAGTCATTCGGTTCAGTAGCGCTAATCCTAGGACTACTAACTCGAGTTTCCGCAATTGGTATCGGTATCATCATGCTTGGAGCAGCCCTACTCGTTCATAGAGAACATGGATTTTTTATAAACTGGTTCGGAGCTCAAAAAGGAGAAGGTTACGAATTCCAAATATTGGCTATCGGACTTGCGATCGCACTCGCAATCGTTGGCGGAGGAGCTTACTCTCTCGACCTAGCTATTCTTTCTTCCATATAA
- the ruvA gene encoding Holliday junction branch migration protein RuvA, with the protein MISGLQGSIRKLEVGSVHLDVHGVTYEIVISFKTYWELKEFQTSAKEVRLHIYHSINERGQKLFGFLQERDKEFFKVMKGLHGIGEMTALKVLSFFSPWELHKIASSGAAKDLEKIPKVRAKTSEKIFFEVKQNLKKLELFLEAGSEDPSVPETSKEKLPSPEDRFKETAVQALVQLGFEDKSALKEVEKILKKQSFTDTGELIREILKNL; encoded by the coding sequence ATGATCTCAGGACTACAAGGTTCCATCCGAAAACTGGAAGTAGGCTCCGTACATTTAGATGTCCACGGAGTAACTTACGAAATCGTAATTTCATTCAAGACCTATTGGGAATTGAAAGAATTCCAAACTTCCGCAAAAGAAGTCAGACTTCATATCTATCATTCCATCAACGAAAGAGGACAAAAACTTTTCGGATTCCTACAGGAAAGAGATAAAGAATTTTTTAAAGTGATGAAGGGCCTGCACGGAATAGGAGAAATGACTGCGCTCAAAGTTCTCTCCTTCTTCAGCCCTTGGGAATTACATAAGATCGCTTCCTCCGGAGCGGCAAAAGACCTGGAAAAAATCCCGAAAGTCAGAGCCAAAACCTCCGAAAAAATCTTTTTCGAAGTAAAACAAAATCTCAAAAAACTAGAATTGTTTTTGGAAGCCGGCTCGGAAGATCCTTCCGTTCCGGAAACCTCTAAAGAAAAACTTCCTTCTCCTGAAGATCGTTTTAAAGAAACCGCGGTCCAGGCACTTGTTCAACTAGGCTTCGAAGACAAATCCGCTCTCAAGGAAGTGGAGAAGATACTGAAAAAGCAAAGTTTTACGGATACCGGAGAGCTGATCCGAGAGATATTAAAAAACCTTTAA
- a CDS encoding retroviral-like aspartic protease family protein, with translation MGRIYQKAELQNTMDILDHKNGRIPSENIRKLELEFLVDTGAAMICLPADLIQTLGLQPLYSRPAITANGTVQSKIFSPIQLKIWDRECNLEVMELPIGTPPLLGYLALETLDLYPNPQKQILEGNPKYNGQMMIYLLVA, from the coding sequence TTGGGAAGAATTTATCAAAAAGCGGAATTGCAAAATACTATGGATATTCTGGACCATAAGAATGGGAGAATTCCTTCGGAAAACATCCGAAAATTGGAACTCGAATTCCTTGTGGATACTGGGGCCGCGATGATCTGTCTACCTGCGGATCTGATCCAAACTTTAGGACTTCAACCATTATACAGCAGACCTGCAATCACTGCAAATGGAACAGTACAATCCAAGATATTCTCTCCCATTCAACTCAAGATCTGGGACAGAGAATGCAATTTAGAAGTAATGGAACTCCCAATCGGAACTCCTCCGCTCTTAGGCTATCTCGCCTTAGAAACATTGGACTTATATCCAAATCCACAAAAACAAATCTTAGAAGGAAATCCAAAATACAACGGCCAAATGATGATTTATTTGTTAGTAGCATAA